A window from Jannaschia sp. S6380 encodes these proteins:
- a CDS encoding branched-chain amino acid ABC transporter permease, giving the protein MPDQLLFGMEVALNGLMAGVMYALVALGFVLIFKASGIFNYAQGVMALFAAMTLVGIQNGQVPFAHLINATFGTDIHHFGWEVPALLAILLTVVVMIAFAWMVNRFVFQHLVNQEPIILFMATIGLAFFLEGVADLMWGSEIKTLDVGLPQGINEYIDSATFEAFGYGFFIDNLDIVATIIAALLVAGLVAFSQYTKQGRALRAVADDHQAALSVGISLNFIWVLVWSIAGFVALVAGIMWGAKSGVQFSLSLIALKALPVLMLGGFTSIPGAIVGGLIIGVGEKLFEFLIGAPYLGGATENWFAYVLALVFLVFRPQGLFGEKIIERV; this is encoded by the coding sequence ATGCCCGATCAACTGCTCTTCGGAATGGAAGTCGCGCTGAACGGTCTGATGGCCGGCGTCATGTACGCGCTGGTGGCGCTGGGCTTCGTGCTGATCTTCAAGGCGTCCGGCATCTTCAACTACGCGCAGGGTGTCATGGCGCTGTTCGCGGCCATGACGCTTGTCGGCATTCAGAACGGGCAGGTGCCGTTTGCGCATCTGATCAACGCGACCTTCGGGACCGACATCCACCATTTCGGGTGGGAGGTTCCGGCCCTTCTGGCGATCCTTCTGACGGTCGTCGTGATGATCGCCTTCGCCTGGATGGTGAACAGGTTCGTGTTCCAGCACCTGGTCAACCAGGAACCGATCATCCTGTTCATGGCGACCATCGGCCTGGCCTTCTTCCTCGAAGGGGTGGCCGACCTGATGTGGGGGTCCGAGATCAAGACGCTCGACGTGGGTCTGCCGCAGGGCATCAACGAGTATATCGACAGCGCCACCTTCGAGGCGTTCGGCTACGGCTTCTTCATCGACAACCTCGACATCGTGGCGACGATCATCGCGGCGCTGCTGGTCGCGGGTCTGGTCGCCTTCTCGCAATATACCAAGCAGGGCCGCGCCCTGCGCGCGGTGGCCGACGACCATCAGGCGGCGCTCAGCGTGGGCATCTCGCTCAACTTCATTTGGGTGCTGGTCTGGTCCATCGCGGGGTTCGTGGCTTTGGTGGCGGGCATCATGTGGGGCGCGAAATCGGGGGTGCAGTTCTCGCTCTCGCTGATCGCGCTCAAGGCGCTGCCGGTGCTGATGCTGGGCGGCTTCACCTCGATCCCGGGCGCCATCGTCGGCGGCCTCATCATCGGCGTGGGCGAGAAGCTGTTCGAGTTCCTGATCGGCGCGCCGTACCTGGGCGGCGCGACCGAGAACTGGTTCGCCTACGTGCTGGCGCTCGTGTTCCTGGTGTTCCGGCCACAGGGGCTGTTCGGGGAGAAGATCATTGAGCGGGTTTGA
- a CDS encoding ABC transporter ATP-binding protein — protein MLDDPDTITTPDGRTIGGTVLDLRNITLRFGGVEAIKDISFDIREGEIRAIIGPNGAGKSSMLNVISGFYVPQEGEVWFRGEKRPPLKPYQVAQQGIARTFQNIALFEGMSVLDNVMCGRLGYMSSNLVTQGLWWGGASREEVANRAVAERVIDFLEIQAIRKTPVGRLPYGLKKRVELARALAAEPALLLLDEPMAGMNVEEKEDMSRFILDVNDEFGTTIALIEHDMGVVMDISDRVVVMDYGRKIGDGTPAEVRANQDVIDAYLGVAHD, from the coding sequence ATGCTTGATGACCCCGACACCATCACCACCCCCGACGGCCGCACCATCGGCGGCACGGTCCTCGACCTGCGCAACATCACGCTGCGCTTCGGGGGCGTGGAGGCGATCAAGGACATCTCCTTCGACATTCGGGAGGGCGAGATCCGCGCGATCATCGGGCCGAACGGGGCGGGCAAGTCTTCGATGCTCAACGTCATTTCGGGCTTCTACGTCCCGCAGGAGGGAGAGGTCTGGTTCCGGGGCGAGAAGCGCCCGCCGCTGAAGCCGTATCAGGTCGCCCAGCAGGGGATCGCGCGGACGTTCCAGAACATCGCGCTCTTCGAGGGGATGAGCGTGCTCGACAACGTGATGTGCGGGCGGCTGGGTTACATGTCCTCGAACCTCGTGACGCAGGGCCTCTGGTGGGGCGGCGCCAGCCGGGAGGAGGTCGCCAACCGCGCGGTGGCCGAGCGTGTCATCGACTTCCTCGAGATCCAGGCGATCCGCAAGACGCCCGTGGGCCGCCTACCCTACGGCCTGAAGAAGCGGGTGGAGCTGGCGCGCGCCCTGGCCGCCGAGCCGGCGCTTCTGCTCCTCGACGAGCCGATGGCCGGCATGAACGTCGAGGAGAAGGAGGACATGTCGCGCTTCATCCTCGACGTGAATGACGAGTTCGGCACCACCATCGCCCTGATCGAGCATGATATGGGTGTGGTCATGGACATCTCGGACCGGGTGGTCGTGATGGATTACGGCCGCAAGATCGGCGACGGCACGCCCGCCGAGGTGCGCGCAAACCAGGACGTCATCGACGCCTATCTGGGGGTCGCGCATGACTAG